The DNA segment CAGCCCTTGCGGATGCCGGTGTCCTTGCTCTCGCCTCCATCCTGGGCGGGACGGGAATAGCGCGGCTCCGCCTCCGACTGGGCCTGGTCGGCATCGCCGGAGTGGCGGCGGCCGACTTCCCCGCCTTCGCGGGCGCGGCGGGCATGTTCCTCGGGCGTGCTGGACAGGCCGGCGAAGCCGCCGTCGGGCGCCTTGTGCAGGCCGTCCTTCGGCACATCCTTGCCGTCGCCGATGCCCTCGGAATGGGGCTGGTGGCCGGTGCGTGTCATCTGGACTCTCCTGTTCCGGTGGATGTGCGCTGCCAACAGGGGCGGGCCAAGGAGGTTGCCCCGCTGGCGGCCCGGAATGATCCGTAGCCTCCGCCGTTGATCCCTGTAGACCGACGCAAACCGAATCGGATGCCCGGAGGGAGAGATCATGCCGAACGACCAGAAGTCCCGTCCCGAGGAGCGCCCCGCGGAGAAACACACGGGTCAGGGCGACAAGCCGGGTGCGGGCGCCCAGCGCACGGACATGGATCACACGCCCGGCGACGGCACCCTGCAGGGCGCCACCCCGGCCGGCCTGACCGCCGATGAGCTGCGCAAGCGGGCGGAGGATACCGACCGCACGTCCGAACCGGGGACGGGCTGAACCCCTGGAAAGAAAACGGGCGGCACCCTCTGCGGCGCCGCCCGTTCCCGACCGGTCGGAAGGGGGAGTGGGGCTTAGAGCCCCATCTCCTTCTTCAGATTCTCGTCGATCTTGGCCAGGAAGTCCTGGGTGGTCAGCCAGGGCTGCTCCGGCCCGATCAGCAGGGCCAGATCCTTGGTCATGAAGCCGGCTTCCACCGTCTCCACGCAGACCCGCTCCAGCGTCTTGGCGAACAGGATGACTTCCGGCGTCTGGTCGAACTTGCCGCGATATTCCAGGCCCCGGGTCCAGGCGAAGATGCTGGCGATCGGGTTGGTGCTGGTCGGCCGGCCCTTCTGGTGCTCCCGGAAGTGGCGGGTCACGGTGCCGTGGGCGGCTTCCGCCTCCACCGTCTTGCCGTCGGGGGTCATCAGCACGGAGGTCATCAGACCCAGGCTGCCGAAGCCCTGGGCAACCAGATCCGACTGCACGTCGCCGTCATAGTTCTTCGCCGCCCAGACGAAGTTGCCGTTCCACTTCAGGGCGGAGGCGACCATGTCGTCGATCAGGCGGTGCTCGTAGGTGATGCCCTTCGCCTCGAACTGGTCCTTGAACTCGGCGTCGAACACTTCCTGGAACAGGTCCTTGAAGCGGCCGTCATAGGCCTTCAGGATCGTGTTCTTGGTGGACAGATAGACCGGATAGCCGCGCTGCAGGCCATAATTCATGCAGGCCCGGGCGAAGCCGCGGATCGATTCGTCCACATTGTACATGCCCATCGCGATGCCCGGCCCGTCGAAGTCGAAGACGGTGTGCCGGATGTTGCTGGTGCCGTCCTTGCTGGTGAAGGTGATGGACAGGCGGCCGGCGGACGGGATGATGAAATCGGTGGCCTTGTACTGGTCGCCGAAGGCATGGCGGCCGATCACGATCGGCGCCGTCCAGTTCGGAACCAGACGCGGCACGTTCTTGCAGATGATGGGCTCACGGAAGACGGTGCCGCCCAGGATGTTGCGGATCGTGCCGTTCGGCGACCGCCACATCTGCTTCAGGCCGAACTCCTCCACCCGCGCCTCGTCGGGGGTGATGGTGGCGCACTTCACGGCGACGCCGTACTGCTTCGTGGCCTCCGCGGCCTCCACAGTGACCTGGTCGTCGGTCTTGTCGCGGTTCTCAACGCCCAGATCGTAGTACTTCAGGTCCACATCCAGGTAGGGAAGGATCAGGCGGTCCTTGATGAACTGCCAGATCACGCGGGTCATCTCGTCGCCATCCATCTCGACGATCGGATTTACGACCTTGATCTTGGGCATAGGTTGCTCTCCCGGTGGTTCGGCCGCCGCGCTGACACCGGTGTCCGGAGGCAAAGGCGGGCCGTCAGGCTGGAAATCGGCGGTGACTATAACCCGGAACGGCCACGGCTCCGCAAGCGGTGCCCGTCCGTCCGGTATGCGTTCACAGCCGGCGGATATTGTCCCCGACGCTGGGGTCGGGCTGGCGCATGATGGCGGGCAGGATGTCCTCCACCCTGTCCACGATGGTGTAGAGGGCACGCTCGGCGCCGGGGATGTTCGGCTTGCGCATGAAGCCCGTCGCCTGCATATGGTTCAGCAGGTCGATCAGCGGCTGCCAGAACCCGTCCACATTGGCGATGATGATGGGCTTGTCGTGCAGTTGCAGCTGCCGCCAGGTGATGATCTCGAATGCCTCGTCCAGCGTGCCGATGCCGCCCGGCAGGATGACGAAGGCGTCCGACCGCTCCACCATCATGGCTTTGCGGATGTGCATGCTGTCCACGACATGCAACTCGGTCAGACCGGTGTGATCGACCTCCAGCGCCTGGATGTGTTCGGGGATGATGCCCACGACCTCGCCGCCGGCTGCGAGCGTCGCATCCGCCGTGATGCCCATCAGCCCGACCCGGCCGCCGCCATAAACCAGTCGCAGCCCAGCCTGGCCAATCTGGGTCCCAAGCTCATGTGCCGCTTGCTTGTACGTGTCCGCCACATTGCCGGAGGAGCCGCAATACACGCAGACGGAACGGATTTGCGACATGACGCTTCCTTGCTATCGCCGGTGGAACCGGTCCCGATCTTGCGCCGCAGCACCGGTGGGGCCATGTTGGAACCACGGTCCGCGGCAGGAACTCCGCGGTTACACCATCCCCGTCCGGCAGACAAGCGGGCAGGGGATGGCGCGGAGAGTCGGCGGACGGGTTTGCATCCACTGGAAAAGGGATCGGCTAGATGTTGCGTCGCAGGATCGGAAATCACCTCATGGCCGTGACGGCCGTCACTCTGCTCGGCCTTGCCGCCGGTCCCGCCCTGGCCCAGTCGCCGGAGCAGCTGGTGAATCAGCGTCAGGAGAACATGAAACAGCTCGGCGGCGCCATGAAGGTCCTCTCCGGCTACGTGAAGGGCGAGGCCGACCAGGCGGCTGCGTCGAAGGCCGCACAGGTGCTGGTGGATGTCGGCGGGCAGATGCAGGAATGGTGGCCGGAGGGAACGGCCGTCGGCGTCGGCGACAGCGAGGCCAAGCCGGCCATCTGGACCGAGACGGAGAAGTTCAACGCCAACATCGAGAAAATGAAGGCCGCCACGCCGGCCCTGCTGGCCGCCGTGCAGAGCAGCGACAGCGGAGCCACCGGCAAGCAGCTCGGCGCCGTGGGCGCGACCTGCAAGAGCTGCCACCAGGATTACAAGGCGGACTGATCCGATGCGGTCGCCGCAAGCCGCATCCACTACCGCGCCCGCGTCCCGGACCGTCACGGTCTGGGACGCGCCCACCCGTATCTTCCACTGGGCGCTCGTCCTGTGTCTCGCCGGTTCCTGGTGGACGGCGGAGAATGACGACTGGGAGACGCACCTGCTGTTCGGTTACGGCGTGCTGGGGCTGGTGGCGTTCCGACTGATCTGGGGCCTGCTGGGCAGCGAGACGGCCCGGTTCCGGCATTTCCTCAAGGGGCCGGGCGCGGCGCTGTCCCATCTGCGGGGGCTTGTCCTGCCCGGCCCCCTGGCACCCGAAGCCGGGCACAATCCGGCTGGGGGCTATGCCGTGGCGCTGATCCTGCTGCTGCTCGCACTCCAGGTCGGAACCGGCCTGTTCCTGTCCGGAGGAGACATCTTCCTGATCGAGGCGCCGTTGAGCGGCGCCGTGTCGTCCGACACGACCGATACGCTGGAATGGCTGCACGAGACCAACTTCAACCTGCTTCTGGCGCTGGCGGGCCTGCATGTGGTCGCGGTGCTGGGCTATTGGGGGCTGAAGCGCGCAAACCTGATCCGCCCCATGCTGACCGGGAGGATGGAACTGCCCGCGGATGCTAGGCCGCCGCGGATCGCCTCATCACTGCTGGCGCTCATGGTCGCAGGCGGGGTAGCCCTCTCCGTCTGGGCTTTCGTGACCTTCGTTTAGGCGCTTGGAGTGCCTCCATCTCGAGGGGGCGACAGGGGCTATGGGTTGGCGTAGGTTGGGTTTGTGTGCAGTGCGGCCTTGCAGGGTGGGGACGATATGAACCGGTCGATACTGGGCGGCATGGTGGCCGTCCTGCTGCTGCTGATCGGGATCGTCGCCTGGCGCGCCGGCACCTTCGCCACGGGCGACGGGACCGGCCAACCGGCGCCGGTGCCGGTGACGCGCGAGGCAACGCCCGTTCAGCCGCAGGCCGTGCCGGAACCTGAGCCGGAGCCCGTAACGCCCGCCCCGAGCTTTGACGTCGTCCGCATCGAGGCGGATGGCACCGCCGTGCTGGCCGGGCGTGCCGCGCCGGGGGCGGAGGTGACCATCCACGATGGAGAGCGGGTGGTCGGCACGGTAACCGCCGATTCCCGTGGCGAATGGGTCCTGCTGCCCCAGGAAGCGCTGCCGTCCGGTGCGCGTGAGCTGCGGGTGGAGGCGCGCAATCCGGATGGAACGCAGGTGGCCGGCGCGGACAGCGTCGTGCTGGTCGTGCCGGAGCCGAAGCGGGACATTGCCGGCCGTCGGCAGGAGCAGACTGGCGGAGCTTTGGCGGTTCTGACCCCGGAGGAGGGGGCGCCGAGGGTGCTGCAGGCCCCGCCCACCGACGGTACGGCCGGGAGCACGCCGTCACCCGGCGGGGTCGTGGCGGTGGACGCGATCAACTACGACCGTGACGGCCGGGTCAGCGTCGGCGGGCGCGCCGCGGCCGGCAGAGAGGTGATGGTCTACCTGGACAATACGCTGGTCGGCCGTGCCACGGCCGACGATCAGGGCCGGTGGGAACTGACGCCGGATCAACCGGTCCAGGCGGGACAGCGCAGCCTGCGCATCGACCAGCTCGGCCCCGACGGCAAGGTATCCGGCAGGGCGGAGGTGGCATTCGACCGGCGGGAGATCGGAGAGACCGCTCTCGGCGGCCGGGCTGTGGTCGTCCTGCCCGGCAATAATCTCTGGACCATCGCGCGCCGTAGCTTTGGCGGCGGGCCGCAGTACACCATGATCTTCGAGGCCAACCAGGGCCAGATCCGGGACCCGGACCTGATCTATCCCGGCCAGATCTTCATTCTGCCCGGCGGTCAGGCCGGGCACTGAGGCCTGTCAGAGATAGCGGCCGAAGACACGCAGATAGGGACGGACCTCCTGCACGAACTGTACGGTCTCGTACATCACATCGTTCAGGGTGAGGGGGCCGGGCACCTGCCGCTGGCCCAGCACCATGATCTTCTGCGCGTCATCCACCACGAACCGCGCAAACTTCAGCCACATGGTGGCGCGCAGGATGGTCATCAGCTTCTGCCGCTTTTCCGGTGATTCGATGCTGTAGGGCAGATAGCCCACCTCTGCCCAGATCTGGAACAGGGTGGACGGCCCTTCCTGCGGGGTCAGGGAGACACGGAACAGCAGCCCGTCCAGGAAGAAATGATGGCGGGAGGCCACCGGCTCACGCCGGACCTCCACCTCGCCTGTATCCAACACGGTGACCAACCCCGGACCAAGGGGCAGCCCCGCCTCGACCTCGCGGGCGAGCCGGGCGACGGTGCCGAGGGCCTGGGACATGGCGCAGTCGCTCCACTGTAAAGGGTACGTCCCCTGGGATATACGCCACCAACCCTTTCGGTCCAGTGAATTTGGATGGGGTCTGGGCAAAGGCCGGGCTTTCCAGGCCGGCCCGAGGGGAGCATACTGTGGTAATCCCAGGAGCGCGCCGATCCCAATGATCCCCTATCCCGACGTGACATCGCTGCCCGAAGAGCTGGCCCGGGCGGTCGGCAGGATGGTGCGGCTGGTCAACGAGATGCGCCGCCGCCATCCGGATCTGGACACGCTCGCCCTGTCCACCGAAACAGCGCTCGACCGCGAGGCAGCCACGGTCCTGGCCGACTGGGTGGAGTGCCAGGGCGGGAATTTCCGGCTGATGCTGAGCCCGTGGGATGGCCGCCAGTTCCTGAACGGCCGCAGCCCCTTCGCTTCCGCCCCGCAGGCGGCGTCAGGGGCGGGAGCGGAGGAGGAGCCGGAGCTCCCCTGATCGCCGCCCTGGCCCGCTGCGGTCCTACTCGTCCAGCATGTCGCCTTCCTGTGCGACCTCCTCGGCCAGTTCCTGCGCCAGCTCGGCGAACAGGAAGGCGTCGGCCTCCACGCCCTGGGCCTCGCAGATGCGCATGAACACCCGGTAGGCATGCAGCGTCGCGACGTCCAGCGCCGCTTCGTCCGCCTCCTCGGAGTGACGCTCCTTGATCCCGCGCTCCTCCAGCGTGCCCAGCACGTCCATGTCGGCGGCCTGCAGGACTGCATCCATTGCCCGTTTGTGAAGGCTCGACATCTTCTCACTCCCGAAAGCCGGGGGGATTCCCCCGCTAGGACAGGCCGCCGATCCGCGGCCCCATCCAGCATAGCAACACAGCCGCGCCTCATATCAGCCCGCCTTACGGCTGGAAATCTCTTTCGCGTCAGACCTGCCGCGCAGGAGTTAGAGCGATTTGCGAAAGCCAGCGGCGCCTGCATCTATGCCGCACCCTGACCGTTGCAATGCCTGATGCGATGGAAGGATGCGCAGAGGGATAGGGGCAGCGGCGGACTGCCACCTCTGAAACATGCATTTGTGTGAATGGTTGTCGTACAAAGACATTGCCCCTGTTCCCGACGCGGTAATTTCATGTCCAGCCGCAGCATGCGCAGCTTCCCCTCCCGGCCTCTGTACGGCTGCTCCATCCACTGCCCGGCAATCTGCTGGCCCTACCGCCCGGAAGCGTGAACATGGCTGCTGACGGCGGTGGCCGGACGACGACCTGGCCGCGTGGCGGCGGCGCCATGGGCGCGCGGATCAGGTCCTATGACTGGTCCCGCACCTCCGCCGGGCCCGTTTCGGACTGGCCGCAGAGTCTGCGGACGGCGGTTGGGATCATGCTGAGCACGCGGCACCCGATGTTCATCTTCTGGGGGCCGGAGCATCTCTGCCTCTACAACGACGCTTACAGCGCCTCCCTCGGTCCGGAGAAGCACCCCTCCATCCTGGGCACGCCTGGACGCGAGGCGTTCACCGAAATCTGGACGATCATCGGACCGCAAATTGAACAGGTCATGTCCGGCGGCGAGCCGACCTGGCATCGAAACCATCTGGTCCCCATCGTCCGCCATGGCCGACGGGAGGATGTGTACTGGACCTACAGCTTCGGTCCGATCAACGATGCCGATGCGCCCAACGAAGTCGGCGGCGTGCTGGTCGTCGTCACGGAGACCACCATGGAGGTGGTTGCCCGGCAGGAGAGCGAGGAGCGGTTCCAGGCCTTGGCAGAGGCCAGTTCCGAAGCCCTGTTCCGCATGAGCCCGGACTGGTCCGAGTTGCGCCAGCTCCGCGGCGGCGGCGTCGTGCCCGACACGGAAACACCGGTGCGCAACTGGATGGAGTGGTACGTCCATCCGGACGACCGGGCACTCTGCCGGGGCGTGATCCGGGACGCCATCCAGACCAGGGGCAGCGTCCAGCTGGAGCACCGGATCATCCGCCTTGACGGCAGAACGGGCTGGTCCCTCACGCGCGCGGTGCCGATCCTGGGACCGGACGGAGAGGTCACGGAATGGTTCGGCGCGGCCAGCAACGTGACCGCCCGCCGCCGCGCGGAGGAGGCGCTGCGGGAGAGCGAGGCCAGCCTTGCCACCATCTTTGCCCGCGCTGCGGTCGGCCTGTCGGAGATCGCCCCGGACGGCCGCTTCCTCAAAGTGAATGATGAAATCTGCCGGATACTGGGGCGGCCGCGGGAGGAGATTCTCAATCTCACCATTGCCGACGTGACCCATCCCGAGGAGGTCGAGGCCAGCCTTTCCGCGGCAGACTGGGTCCTCCGCTCCGGAAAGTCCATTTCGCTGGACAAGCGCTATATGCGTCCGGACGGGACGGTAGTATGGGCGAACAGCAGTCTGGCCTCCCTGGGAAACGGGGAGCGGCTGCTGGCGGTCACGGCCGATCTGAGCGCCCGGCGCAAGGCGGAGCAGGCCCTTCGCCACAGCGAGGAGCGCCTCCGCAGCACCTTCCAGATCAGGACGGTGGGCGTCATGTTCTGGGGCAAGCGGTTCGGGCTCACCGACACGAACGACGCCTTTCTGGAAATGACCGGATTCAGCCGGGAAGAGGCGCTGGGCAAGACGTGGCAGGAGCTGACGCCGCTGGAGTTCCATCCGGCCTCGCTCAAGGCGGTCGAGGAGGTGACCAGCCTGGGCGAGACCACGCCCTATGAGAAGCAGTACTACCGCAAGGATGGTTCCCGCTGGTGGGGGCTGTTCGCCGCCCGCAGGGTGGGCGACGAGGTGGTCGAGTTCGTTCTGGACGTCACCGAGCGCCGGCAGGCGGAAGCCGCCCTGCGCGAGAGCGAGGCGCGGTTCCGCACCCTGGCCGAAACCATGCCCCAACTGGTCTGGACGGCGCTGGAGGCTGGCGGCTGCACCTGGGTCAATCACCGGTGGGCGGAGTTCACCGGGCTGCCGGCGGAGAGCATGCGGGGGCTGGGCTGGCTGTCCGTCCTGCATCCCGACGACCGCGACCGGGTGCGGCGTATCTGGGACAGTGCGCCGACGTCGGACTGGTACGAGGCCGAGTTCCGGATGCGGCGCGCCGACGGGGCTTGGCGCTGGTTCCAGGTGATGGCCAAGCCTGTTCCCGTCGCCGGGGCCGAGGAACGGGAATGGTGCGGCGCCTGCTCCGACATCACAGAGCTGAAGGAGGTCGAGGCGGTCTTGCGGGCCGCGCGCGACGAGGCCGAGCGGGCACGTGCCGCGGCCGAGGAGGCGAACCAGGCCAAATCCCGTTTCCTGGCGGCGGCCAGCCACGATCTGCGCCAGCCCGTCATGGCGGCCGGCCTCTATATGGGGCTGCTGGAAAGCCGTGTGCGGGATGCGGAGGCGCGCGGGCTGGTGGAGATGGTCTCCCTCTCCCTGGAGGGGCTGCGCGGCATGCTGAACGGCCTGCTGGAGATGGCGCGGTTGGAGGCCGGAATCGTCGAGCCGAAGCTGGAGACCTTCGCCCTGGACGAGCTGCTGCAACGGCTGGGCGCGGAGTTCACCGGGCCGGCCGGCGCGGCGCGGCTCTGGCTCCGAGTGCCGCCGACGGGGGCGGTGGTGCGGAGCGACCGATTGTTGCTGGAGCTGGTGCTGCGCAACCTGATCTCCAATGCCGTCAAATATACCCGGCAGGGCGGTGTCACGGTGCAGTGCGTCCGCGTCGATCGCTGCGTCCGCATCGACGTGGCGGATACCGGCCCCGGCATCGCGCCGGAGCATGTGGGCCGCGTGTTCGAGGATTTCATGCAGGTGGGAGAGGAGAACCGCTCCATCGGCTTCGGCATCGGCCTTGCCACGGTGCGCCGGGCGGCGGACCTGCTGGGCCATCGGGTGGAGGTGCGCTCCATACCCGATCAGGGCTCGACCTTCAGCGTCTGGGTGCCAGACGGGGAGGGGGGCGCGCGAACGACGGGCGCCGCCGCTCCTGGCGAGGACGCCCCGCTGCCCGCGCGCACGGCGCTGGTGGTGGAGGATGACCGGATGGTCGCCGCCGCCCTCTGCATGGCGCTGTCCGACTGGGGGCTGGTGGTCACGGTGGCCCATTCCGTCACCGAGGCGCGCGCCGCGGCGGACGGACGGCGGTTCGACTGCGTGGTCTCCGACTTCCAGCTTCCCGACGGCAACGGCTTCGACGCCATCGCGGCCGCGCGCGAGAGTGGATCGGGCGAGGCGGTCCTCTTGACCGGAGACACCCGCCCCGACACCCTCCGCCGCGCCCACGAGGCCGGCCTGCGCCTGCTCACTAAGCCGGTGGATGTGCGGGCCCTGCGCGCGGCGGTGCGGGAGGCGACGGATGAGGGGGCGGGGACGTATCAGATTTGAGGAAGGTATGATGAGATGGCCGGTGGACCGTGATCGATCTCCGGCATCGCCATATCCTCGCCCTTCGACAGGCTCGGGGTGAGGATATGGTTGCGGGCCTCGTTGGACAGCGGCGGGATGGTGGTTTCCGAGCCTCGTGACCGGAGAAAATTTGCCGAACGGGCACGGAGCCAAGTGGTCCTCACCCTGAGCCTGTCGAAGGGCGGGGAGCACTTGGCGGTGGTTCAGGAATGACAACGGCCCCGGCGCTTTCCCGCCGGGGCCGTTTCGCAATCAAGAAATCCCGGCCAGCACCTGCTGCACATCACCCCGGGCGCTTACTCGGCGTAGGTCGCAAGGAGGGCGGAGCCCGGATTGCGACGTCACCCGTGGGCGGATGATGTGTCGCAATCCGCCTCCGGCTTCTTGCGACCTACGGCGCTGGGGAATATCCCTCAGCTACACCCCGTCGTACCCCCACAGGTGTCGCACTTCAGGCAGGTGCCGTTGCGGACCAGGGTCATGTTCTGGCACTCGGGGCAGGGGTCGCCTTCGTAGCCCTTCATGCGGGCTTCGCGGATGCGCTCCATGCGGGAGTCGGCTCCGCCGCTGCGGGACGTGTGGACATGGGCGGCGGCGACCTCGGCGGCAGGGGCCGCATGGGTATGCGCGTGGCTGTGGCCGTGGGTGCCGGTGGCCTTGACCGGCTCCGCGGCGCGGGCCTCGGTGGCGGTCTCGTAGGCCTGGACGGCGCGGCCCATCTGGCCGCCGGGCAGGACCCGCAGGTTGGAGCGGACATAGCCGGTGCTGGCCACGCGGGCCACCACGTCCAGCGTTTCCTGGCTGATCGGGGCCGCGGGGCGGTGGCTGGGAGCCACGGGGGCCTCCATCTCCTTCAACTCGGCCTGGGCTACGCCGCCGCCCATCGTGTCAGGCAGCAGATCCTCCGGCGTGGCATGGGCCAGATCGTGGCGGCCGAGATAGGAGATGGCCAGCTCACGGAACACATAGTCCAGGATGCTGGTCGCCATCTTGATGGCATCGTTGCCCTGGACCATGCCGCTGGGCTCGAACCGGGTGAAGGTGAAGGCCTCCACATACTCCTCCAGCGGCACGCCGTACTGGAGCCCGAGGGAGATGGCGATGGCGAAGTTGTTCATCAGGCTGCGGAAGGCGGCGCCCTCCTTGTGCATGTCGATGAAGATCTCGCCGATGCGGCCGTCCTCATACTCGCCGGTGCGCAGATAGACCTTGTGCCCGCCCACCATGGCCTTCTGGGTGTAGCCCTTGCGCCGATGGGGCAGCTTCTCCCGCTCGGTGGCGCGGATCACGCGCTCAACCACCCGCTCCACGATGCGCTCGGCGACGACGGGGATGCGGGCTGCGGCCGGGGCCTCCAGCACCTTCTCCAGGATTGTCTCCTCGGCGGCGTCCTCCTCCTCCTCATCCTCCAGCACCTGGGCGTTCAGGGGCTGGCTGAGCTTGGAACCGTCGCGGTAGAGGGCATTGGCCTTCAGGCCCAGCCGCCAGGAGAGCTGGTAGGCCTGCTTGCAGGCCTCCACCGTGGCGTGGTTGGGCATGTTGATGGTCTTGGAGATAGCGCCGCTGATGAAGGGCTGCGACGCCGCCATCATGCGGATATGCGCCTCCGCCGAGAGATAGCGCTTGCCGATCTTGCCGCAGGGGCTGGCGCAGTCGAAGACGGGCAGATGCTCCGCCTTCAGGTGCGGTGCGCCCTCCAGCGTCATGGCCCCGCAGACATAGGTGTTCGCGGCCTCGATCTCCTGTTTCGTGAAGCCCAGATGGGTGAGAAGGCAGAAGCTGAAATCGTCCAGCCTGGCGGCCGGGATGTTCAGCACTTGCGTGCAGAAATCCTCGCCCAGGGTCCATTTGTTGAAGGCGAACTTGATGTCGAAGGCGTTGCAGAGGCCCTGCTCGACCGCCTCGATCTCCTTGTCCGTCAGGCCCTTGGCGCGCAGCCGCTCATGGGTGACGCCGGGGGAACCGGCCAGCGTGCCGTGGCCGACGGCATAGCGCTCCATCGCCGTGATCTGTTCCGCTGTGTAGCCGAGCTTGGACAGCGCCTCCGGCACCACGCGGTTGATGATCTTGAAGTAGCCGCCGCCGGCCAGCTTCTTGAACTTCACCAGGGCGAAGTCCGGCTCGATGCCGGTGGTGTCGCAATCCATCACCAGCCCGATGGTGCCGGTGGGGGCGATCACGGTGGCCTGGGCGTTGCGGTAGCCGTGCTGGCTGCCCAGCTCCAGCGCCTTGTCCCAGGCGGCGCGGGCGGCGTCGATCAGGGTGCGGTCCGGGCATTCGGCGGCGTTCAGCGCCACCGGGGCGACGGACAGCCCCTCATAGCCGGTGTTGGCCCCGTGGGCGGCGCGGCGGTGGTTGCGGATCACGCGCAGCATATGCTCCGCATTCTTGGCATAGCCGGGGAAGGGGCCCAGCTCCTTCGCCATCTCCGCGCTGGTGGCATAGGCGATGCCGGTCATGATGGCGCTGATCGCGCCGCAGATGGCCCGCCCCTCCTCGGAGTCGTAGGCGATGCCGGCCGCCATCAGCAGGCCGCCGATGTTGGCGAAGCCCAGGCCGAGCGTGCGGTACTCGTAGGACAGGGTCGCGATCTCTCGGCTGGGGAACTGCGCCATCAGCACGGAGATTTCGAGCACCATGGTCCATAGACGGGTGGCATGCTCGAAGGCGGCGATGTCGAAGGTGCCGTCGAACTTCCGGAACTCCATCAGGTTCATGGAGGCCAGGT comes from the Indioceanicola profundi genome and includes:
- a CDS encoding LOG family protein: MSQIRSVCVYCGSSGNVADTYKQAAHELGTQIGQAGLRLVYGGGRVGLMGITADATLAAGGEVVGIIPEHIQALEVDHTGLTELHVVDSMHIRKAMMVERSDAFVILPGGIGTLDEAFEIITWRQLQLHDKPIIIANVDGFWQPLIDLLNHMQATGFMRKPNIPGAERALYTIVDRVEDILPAIMRQPDPSVGDNIRRL
- a CDS encoding LysM peptidoglycan-binding domain-containing protein translates to MNRSILGGMVAVLLLLIGIVAWRAGTFATGDGTGQPAPVPVTREATPVQPQAVPEPEPEPVTPAPSFDVVRIEADGTAVLAGRAAPGAEVTIHDGERVVGTVTADSRGEWVLLPQEALPSGARELRVEARNPDGTQVAGADSVVLVVPEPKRDIAGRRQEQTGGALAVLTPEEGAPRVLQAPPTDGTAGSTPSPGGVVAVDAINYDRDGRVSVGGRAAAGREVMVYLDNTLVGRATADDQGRWELTPDQPVQAGQRSLRIDQLGPDGKVSGRAEVAFDRREIGETALGGRAVVVLPGNNLWTIARRSFGGGPQYTMIFEANQGQIRDPDLIYPGQIFILPGGQAGH
- a CDS encoding cytochrome b/b6 domain-containing protein: MRSPQAASTTAPASRTVTVWDAPTRIFHWALVLCLAGSWWTAENDDWETHLLFGYGVLGLVAFRLIWGLLGSETARFRHFLKGPGAALSHLRGLVLPGPLAPEAGHNPAGGYAVALILLLLALQVGTGLFLSGGDIFLIEAPLSGAVSSDTTDTLEWLHETNFNLLLALAGLHVVAVLGYWGLKRANLIRPMLTGRMELPADARPPRIASSLLALMVAGGVALSVWAFVTFV
- a CDS encoding NADP-dependent isocitrate dehydrogenase, producing MPKIKVVNPIVEMDGDEMTRVIWQFIKDRLILPYLDVDLKYYDLGVENRDKTDDQVTVEAAEATKQYGVAVKCATITPDEARVEEFGLKQMWRSPNGTIRNILGGTVFREPIICKNVPRLVPNWTAPIVIGRHAFGDQYKATDFIIPSAGRLSITFTSKDGTSNIRHTVFDFDGPGIAMGMYNVDESIRGFARACMNYGLQRGYPVYLSTKNTILKAYDGRFKDLFQEVFDAEFKDQFEAKGITYEHRLIDDMVASALKWNGNFVWAAKNYDGDVQSDLVAQGFGSLGLMTSVLMTPDGKTVEAEAAHGTVTRHFREHQKGRPTSTNPIASIFAWTRGLEYRGKFDQTPEVILFAKTLERVCVETVEAGFMTKDLALLIGPEQPWLTTQDFLAKIDENLKKEMGL
- a CDS encoding PAS domain-containing hybrid sensor histidine kinase/response regulator; this translates as MAADGGGRTTTWPRGGGAMGARIRSYDWSRTSAGPVSDWPQSLRTAVGIMLSTRHPMFIFWGPEHLCLYNDAYSASLGPEKHPSILGTPGREAFTEIWTIIGPQIEQVMSGGEPTWHRNHLVPIVRHGRREDVYWTYSFGPINDADAPNEVGGVLVVVTETTMEVVARQESEERFQALAEASSEALFRMSPDWSELRQLRGGGVVPDTETPVRNWMEWYVHPDDRALCRGVIRDAIQTRGSVQLEHRIIRLDGRTGWSLTRAVPILGPDGEVTEWFGAASNVTARRRAEEALRESEASLATIFARAAVGLSEIAPDGRFLKVNDEICRILGRPREEILNLTIADVTHPEEVEASLSAADWVLRSGKSISLDKRYMRPDGTVVWANSSLASLGNGERLLAVTADLSARRKAEQALRHSEERLRSTFQIRTVGVMFWGKRFGLTDTNDAFLEMTGFSREEALGKTWQELTPLEFHPASLKAVEEVTSLGETTPYEKQYYRKDGSRWWGLFAARRVGDEVVEFVLDVTERRQAEAALRESEARFRTLAETMPQLVWTALEAGGCTWVNHRWAEFTGLPAESMRGLGWLSVLHPDDRDRVRRIWDSAPTSDWYEAEFRMRRADGAWRWFQVMAKPVPVAGAEEREWCGACSDITELKEVEAVLRAARDEAERARAAAEEANQAKSRFLAAASHDLRQPVMAAGLYMGLLESRVRDAEARGLVEMVSLSLEGLRGMLNGLLEMARLEAGIVEPKLETFALDELLQRLGAEFTGPAGAARLWLRVPPTGAVVRSDRLLLELVLRNLISNAVKYTRQGGVTVQCVRVDRCVRIDVADTGPGIAPEHVGRVFEDFMQVGEENRSIGFGIGLATVRRAADLLGHRVEVRSIPDQGSTFSVWVPDGEGGARTTGAAAPGEDAPLPARTALVVEDDRMVAAALCMALSDWGLVVTVAHSVTEARAAADGRRFDCVVSDFQLPDGNGFDAIAAARESGSGEAVLLTGDTRPDTLRRAHEAGLRLLTKPVDVRALRAAVREATDEGAGTYQI
- a CDS encoding c-type cytochrome, with product MLRRRIGNHLMAVTAVTLLGLAAGPALAQSPEQLVNQRQENMKQLGGAMKVLSGYVKGEADQAAASKAAQVLVDVGGQMQEWWPEGTAVGVGDSEAKPAIWTETEKFNANIEKMKAATPALLAAVQSSDSGATGKQLGAVGATCKSCHQDYKAD